The window ATGTTATTGAGGGGATGGAATTAGCTGATGATGTTATCTATTCAAATGGTTTATTGTTGTTTCCAAAGGGTACTGTTTTAACGGATCGACATATTCTAAAATTGAACTTATATAAAATAAAATATGTTTATATAAAAGATTTTATTCAGCAACCAACTTTCTCTAGAGCTCCACTCCAACAACCTATCATTGATGAGCAGACTCGACACAATTTTATAGAGTTTACTAAGGACTATGAAGTTCAAGAATCCAAGGTAAAAGATCAATTGACCCGTATTAGTGATGGTCACTCTGTAAAAACTACCGACCTCTTTTCCATTAGTTCAAAACTGCTAGAAGATTTAGGTTCACAAAGTGACTTATTTAGCCATCTATGCCATTTAAAAATGTCACACGACGTTACTTATACACATTCCCTTAACGTCTCCATGCTATGTAACATCTTTGCTCAATGGCTGCATTTAAATGAAGCTGATACCGAAGCACTTACGGTTGCAGGCCTGTTACATGATATTGGCAAGACTAAGATAAGCAGTGACTTACTCAACAAGCCAGGCAAATTAACCGAAGAAGAATTTGAAATCGTTAAGCGTCATACTAATATTGGTTATGATATGGTTAAAGATAAAAACATACATGAAGGTATCAAACAAGCCATTCTGTTACATCATGAAAAAATGAATGGAAGCGGCTACCCCTTTGGATTAAGCTGGGACAAGATTCACCCATTTGCTAAGATTGTATCCATTGTGGACATCTATGATGCCATGACTTCTGAACGTACATATCATAAACGATTCTCACCCTTCAAAGTTATTCAGCACTTTGAAGAAGAGTGTTATGGTGTATTGGATACAGAATACATGTATATCTTCTTAGAACATATTGCACACAACTATATTGGCAGTCGTGCCAGATTATCCACAGGTCAAGTCTGTGTGATTAAGTTTATCCACTCCCAATCACCTTCTTATCCTATTGTCCAGATAGATAAGGACATGGTGGATTTACGTCAAGAAGACGGTGTAACCATTGAAGAAATTTTATAATTTTAAAAGGGGTTATCGCATAAAAGCAAATGATTGTTTCTACCTTTGTTTTTATACGATAGCCCCTTTATGGTTATTTTGTCCTTATGATTCACTGGATTCCATTATTTTCATGCTTTTTAAGACATCTAAAATTTCATCCTTATATTGCTTATAGCACGTTTCACTTATATTTACATGTGCGCCATAAAAGCCATCACCATAGATAACCTGCATGCTAACACGATCATCTCCCGTACTAATATATACTTCTGCCTGTAGGTCGTCATCCGTTATAAAACTTCTTTTTTATCTATTGTGTTTATTTCTCCATGAACGAACAAGAATATTATTTCCATTTTGAATACAACCACCATAAATCTCTGCCTTTTCAAATTCATGTTTTTTCGGCAATGGACATGGATAACGCATATTTCTGGGTTTTATAGTCTGTGGTTTTATTGTATGTACATTAATGATGTTATCTGTTAAACAACTTCTATGCTTATGTTCCTCTTGTAGTTTATGGTATAGTTGGCTAACTGTTTTTTCTGATTGCCTATACGCTTGCAAAGCTTGACATAATGTATTACCATAAGCATCTGTATTGCTCATTAATTGTTGTATATCTCTTTCTACTTCTCTTAACATATGTTGAATATTATTTTTTCGTACATCTGGATGTATCTCTAAGCTTGTTGACCGATAATCTGCTGCTATTTGTTCCATGTGTTGTAACATCTGACTTAATTGTGACGTTATACCTTCTGCAGCTTCCAAATTTATCTGTATGTGCACCCATATCACCACCTTTACCTAGCTGTTAAATGATAAGATGTATCTCTATCAAAAATATAGGGCTGCTTTGCAGCCCCATAGTTGATTATGCGAATAAATTCGATGTTGCATTGTTGATCTTTTTATCAGTTTTACCATATTCCTCAGCTGCTTTTTCTAAAAATAAAGCATAGGACTGAATGACTTTTGAGTAGTTATCAAAGTTTTCTCTTAATCCTTTAAACTTGTTAATAAAGCCATTGGCTGCTTCACTATCCCACTTTGCTTTTAATCTATTCATATGTTGTTCAATTTCTTCCATCTTCCTAAGAAATTGTCCGTCAATAGACCTTATATTACCAGCTACAGTTGTTAAGGTACCTGGTGTTACAATAAATTGTGCCATATTATTCATCCTTTCTAGGTTCTTTTAATAGGTAAGTCTTATCATTAAGACTTATTTACTTAATCGCTCCATTGTACTATCTGCTTGATGCTAACCTTCTTGCATTCTCTTTGATGCCAGTTTCAGTTTGTCCATATATTTTCCCTGCTTCTTTTAGAAACAATACATAGTTATCAAGTACTTTTTTAAGATTTTCAAACTCTGGTTCAAAACCTCTTATTTGATTAGCATAAGCTGAGTTACCTTCACCTTGCCATTTTGATGATAGGCTTTCTACCTCTGAGATGAGTTTCTTGTATAGGCTTACATACTCTGCTACATTGCCTTCTACTGCTTCTGCTGCAGTTAATAATTGTTCCGGTGTTACATTAATTGATGCCATAACTTAAACCTCCTTATTCTTTTGCAATCTGACTTCTTCTTAAACGTTCTCTTCGCTCTCTTCTTTCTCGTCTACGTTCTTCCTGTCTTTCCTGCCATTCTTCATATTCTCGTATTCTTCTCGTATCTTCACGATCGATATTTCTTGCAACCCGCTCTATCTTGTCAGCAAGGTCCGATATCTTACGTGATGTCCATCTAATGTCTTCTTCTAACCCTTCACCTTGTACAACAAATTCTTGTGACGCTTCACCTTTCCATACACATACAATATCATTAATGATGCCATGTAATGTTGTTGACTCTCCATTTAGTTCTCCTGCAAGTTGTCGCATTCTACTCACTTGTCTCAAAACCTGTTCTAGACGAATTCTTCTTGTTGGTCGGACCATTCTTATTCCTCCCATTTACATATGTTGAATGATATAAATGGATGGTTAATTCAACATACTTACCTTGTTTTTAAGTTGAATAGCGCCTCTACTCGTTTACATTCAACTTATAGGTGTAACCTTTACCAATATATAATGTATATATGGTGTTCCTTACACGTTGTATGTTACATGCTTTTAATTCTGATTTCAACAAATCCTGACGAACGGTACGTTTTATTGGATAAACTGCATTTGACATGAGGTTTTCGACATGATTCGACTAGGTGATACATTGTAAAGAAAAGACATCTGTACTATAAAAACCTCCTCTCTGTTATTGAAATAACAAAAAGAAGGTTTTACATAAACTAATCAATCATTTAGTTTTGGTGTGGGAAGTATAAGTTAATTATAATACAAAAGTGGTAGAAACTTACTATAAGTTAACTCTACCACTTTCTTTAATCACCACCGATTACATGATGTTATCTTGAAATCTACATCTTCTGTGTTATTAGCTTACAACTATTTGGAATAGCCAAGTAACTGAAGCTTATTCTCATAACTTAGTTTTTCGTCAAAAATAATTGTGTAGTCTTCCAATCTTTTCAACATTTCTCCATAATGTATTATCTCTGTATAAAAACGTTCAAAGATAAATGGTGCCCTTTCTCTATGTTCTATTAAATGTTTCTTTTGAGTTCTATCGACAAAGGACAACTCGTAAAAATCTTCTTCAATCACAGTTAACACAATTTTGTCTCCACTCATTTGATTTATTGAATATAGATTACAGTTTGTATACTGTTTTATTAAGTTTTCCAAAACATCTAGGTTTTCTACATCCTCAAACTTAGATACATTGGGATAATCAATACTATTTCCTAACAAACCTCTCATCCAAAAAGAAAAACTTCTTACCATCTCATCTTTTGAATGAAACTCCGCTAGCTTAGTTTTAACACCTCTTTCACTCATAGATAGTATATATCGTGTATCAAGCTTATTTAAAATGTAATTTACTTCTGCATCTGCAAAAATCACTATCCTTTTTTCATCAATTGAGCAATTTATTTTTTTGCCTACATATTCACTCAACTTGTTTATGTAACCCATATCAAGCATTATAAGTACCTCCTTGAATTATTTTCTTACAAGATATCTCAAGCGGATTAATCCTTCAATGAATCTTTCCCCCGGATTAAGCTTACTTTTAATTGATTCTACAAACACAGGGTCAATTTGGTACTGAATACCGCCTCCTGGTTGGTCAAACCATGAAGCAATTGTACCTTTACGAACTGGAATGTCACCATTAACTTCGTAAATATTATACCTACTAAAATCAGAGTTCGGTGCCATTGCACGTTCATTAATTGAAATGCCCTGTTCTGCAAAGAAAGTACCATTATCACCACCATAGCGGTCAATTTCCATACCTTTAGTTAAAACTACATCATCATACTTTCCATTGACAAAACCATTAGTATTTACATCTCCGTATTGTCCTGGCCATTTAGTTTTTCCAGTGGCTTGGTCATAGTAAATATCATTATCAAACACTTTTTTATTTGCCAAGTAGAGTTCATCGCTAGGTGCATTAGTCCATTTGCTAAGTTTCACTCTGTCTGCTTCAGAGATAAGATTACTCGTCCCTTTAGCAATTCCCGCACCAACTTCATCACCATTCTTAATGGTTGCATTCATCACATTATTATAATTTTCCTGCACAGGTGTTCGAGGTATATCGGGTATATCCTTCTTACCCTGATCAACAACATCATTAAATTTAACAGGCATACCGTCTGGCGTAGCTAATTGGGGGCTTAATCGATTAACAACATCATCAATCTTTCGCTGTATCCACTCTGTAGCATTTTTAACTGTAGCAGCAATGCCATCAATAATGTTATCAATACCTTTTTTGGCTCCACCTAACATCTTTTTAATAAAAGGATTGTCTAGCATATCACCTACTGCGTTAGGTAAATTTTTAATCCATGTGAGCATATCGGTACATGCGTTTTTGAGCTTACTAATAAAAGCTTTGGGATTATCAATTTTTGCCAGTATTTTAGCGATGGCTTTTGCATCGTCTCCTGCGTTAAAGAGCTTCTTCAAGATACCTTTCATGAATTGTCCCATGGCTGGTACAAAGGCTATGCATGATAATGCAGCATCTAAAAAATTGCCTTCTATGAGGTATAGTCCTGCATTCACTAGATCACACACATCACCGCACAAGGGTATCCATCCAAGAATATCAAGAGCTGTATGGGTCCATTCCATGGCTTTGTCTAAGAAACTACTCTCTTCGGCTTTGGCTTTTTCTTCGGCTTTTCTTATAGCTGCTTCATTTCCATTGTAGATTTCACGGTATTTATCATCTAGCTGCTGTAAGGTTAGTGCGCCTTTGCCCTCGTAGGTCAAAAGTATCGCTAATAGTTGGGGATAGTATTTTGTATCAATGCCTCTACCACTTGGATTGGTTGCCATCCAGCCTAATATCATGGCGTGTGCTGCTTCTTTATCCTTTGATATCTGATTGATGGCGTATTGATACTGGCCTTCTGGGTCAGCTATGTTTTTCATGGTTGATACCCATGGTTCTCTTTCTAGTGCCTCGATGTCACCTGGTAAAAACGCCATGATTTGTTGATATTTTTTTGCCAGTTCTTTAAAGTCTTGGATTATGGAATTGACAAAATCACCCACATTTTTTATGTGTAACCAGATTTTTCCCCACATGTCTTCGCGAACATTTGAAACATGGATATCCCACTCTGAAGGTTCTTTATGATGACCAATAATAGGCCTATTGGCATAATCAAAATCACCAGTAACAGGTGGTATATCCACATCTTCAACCACTTGATAGGCAATACTTGCATATGGATTATCTTGAATAAAGCGGTCAGCTAAATCCATTACTTCTTTTGGATCTTTTTTGGGTTTAAAGATATTGGTTATAGCTTGTCCTATGCTTCTGAACAAGTCACCTATATGTTTCAAACTGTTTTCTAATGGATTTTCTCCATCCTCTTTTATAGGACCTTGACTTGTATTAGCTGTATGATTTGATGGTATACCAAATAGGTTATTTAATTTGTTTAATTCTACATGGATTCGCTTGTCTGCGGATTCATAGGCATCTTTTGAGGATTTCAAAAAATCCCCTAAACCCATCATCCCTGTGTCTAATTGATTTAAGCTACGGTATATGTCACTCATGGATCCATGGATGCCATTACAGGATTTGACATCCCAGTCAAGTGCATGTTGCAGCTTATTAAATTGATCCTTTACATGGCTTACATGGTACCCAATATTTCTTATGCCATATTCTTTTTGACTTAATTCACGTATCTGTATTCTTATTTCAGAAATACTACCACCTCCATAGTATCACAACACTTTATACATTTCCAGATAATTGAAAACCTTAATGCATATTCATCTAGAAATTGATTTTATCTAAAAAGCAACAAACATGATTATCAATGACCCATTGTCTATAACATGGGTCATCTTCTGTTAACTTGTTTTAAACAAAATCTAACGGTCACCTTGTATATGTGCGCACATATCATGATGGCTTTTGCTTCTTTTAACTGTTTTAACACTATATTAAAATAGCGTATATTTCAACAAATCCTGACGAACGACACGTTATATGGGATAAAATGCACTTGGTGACATGATTCGACACGTCTATTAGTACATGAAACTGCCTCTCTATTACTTCATCATACTTCAGAATATGGGGTTGGAACGTTACAAAAGCATTAGTTGACTACCATCTTTTATGCAAGATTGTTCAATAGGTACATTTAATTCGGCTTCACACCCCTTATCCACCACATACATCACCAAATCTTCTCGTTTCAACATCACGCCTTCCATACCACTGATCACTTTTACCATAAGCTTTTTGGCTACTTTAACTTCCATGGCTATGGGCAGCAAAAATTCATAACGCTTATTATGGGCCATGAGTATAACCTCTACATTAATTCGCTCCATGTTACCACCTTCTATATATTTTATTGATTTCTGCTACTAATGCATCCACCTCTTCCAACACGGATGTGTTATCACGAATATGAAAACACACATCTTCTTCCTCTGATTCAATGAAATTACTCTGCCATAGATACTTCTCACCACCAAAAAGTGAGAAAGAAGACATTTGCACATCGCTATGGGGTAAAAACTGTAAGACAGATGTGAACATATAGTTATCTTTTGTTTCTAATGCTTGGTATAGATCCATAGCCTTCTCATTATCACAGCCAGCGGCGATTAATCGTTGCACCACATCATCTTGCCCACTGTCTTCAATAAGTGCTAGAATTTCTTGAAATGTTTTATATGGCA is drawn from Vallitalea pronyensis and contains these coding sequences:
- a CDS encoding HD-GYP domain-containing protein — encoded protein: MTNYTIKQINTFNVIEGMELADDVIYSNGLLLFPKGTVLTDRHILKLNLYKIKYVYIKDFIQQPTFSRAPLQQPIIDEQTRHNFIEFTKDYEVQESKVKDQLTRISDGHSVKTTDLFSISSKLLEDLGSQSDLFSHLCHLKMSHDVTYTHSLNVSMLCNIFAQWLHLNEADTEALTVAGLLHDIGKTKISSDLLNKPGKLTEEEFEIVKRHTNIGYDMVKDKNIHEGIKQAILLHHEKMNGSGYPFGLSWDKIHPFAKIVSIVDIYDAMTSERTYHKRFSPFKVIQHFEEECYGVLDTEYMYIFLEHIAHNYIGSRARLSTGQVCVIKFIHSQSPSYPIVQIDKDMVDLRQEDGVTIEEIL
- a CDS encoding WXG100 family type VII secretion target translates to MAQFIVTPGTLTTVAGNIRSIDGQFLRKMEEIEQHMNRLKAKWDSEAANGFINKFKGLRENFDNYSKVIQSYALFLEKAAEEYGKTDKKINNATSNLFA
- a CDS encoding WXG100 family type VII secretion target, whose protein sequence is MASINVTPEQLLTAAEAVEGNVAEYVSLYKKLISEVESLSSKWQGEGNSAYANQIRGFEPEFENLKKVLDNYVLFLKEAGKIYGQTETGIKENARRLASSR
- a CDS encoding WXG100 family type VII secretion target; this encodes MVRPTRRIRLEQVLRQVSRMRQLAGELNGESTTLHGIINDIVCVWKGEASQEFVVQGEGLEEDIRWTSRKISDLADKIERVARNIDREDTRRIREYEEWQERQEERRRERRERRERLRRSQIAKE
- a CDS encoding glycohydrolase toxin TNT-related protein (This protein contains a domain related to Tuberculosis Necrotizing Toxin, which is the C-terminal effector domain of outer membrane channel protein CpnT, and which has a lethal NAD+-glycohydrolase activity.) encodes the protein MSDIYRSLNQLDTGMMGLGDFLKSSKDAYESADKRIHVELNKLNNLFGIPSNHTANTSQGPIKEDGENPLENSLKHIGDLFRSIGQAITNIFKPKKDPKEVMDLADRFIQDNPYASIAYQVVEDVDIPPVTGDFDYANRPIIGHHKEPSEWDIHVSNVREDMWGKIWLHIKNVGDFVNSIIQDFKELAKKYQQIMAFLPGDIEALEREPWVSTMKNIADPEGQYQYAINQISKDKEAAHAMILGWMATNPSGRGIDTKYYPQLLAILLTYEGKGALTLQQLDDKYREIYNGNEAAIRKAEEKAKAEESSFLDKAMEWTHTALDILGWIPLCGDVCDLVNAGLYLIEGNFLDAALSCIAFVPAMGQFMKGILKKLFNAGDDAKAIAKILAKIDNPKAFISKLKNACTDMLTWIKNLPNAVGDMLDNPFIKKMLGGAKKGIDNIIDGIAATVKNATEWIQRKIDDVVNRLSPQLATPDGMPVKFNDVVDQGKKDIPDIPRTPVQENYNNVMNATIKNGDEVGAGIAKGTSNLISEADRVKLSKWTNAPSDELYLANKKVFDNDIYYDQATGKTKWPGQYGDVNTNGFVNGKYDDVVLTKGMEIDRYGGDNGTFFAEQGISINERAMAPNSDFSRYNIYEVNGDIPVRKGTIASWFDQPGGGIQYQIDPVFVESIKSKLNPGERFIEGLIRLRYLVRK